The Tachyglossus aculeatus isolate mTacAcu1 chromosome 22, mTacAcu1.pri, whole genome shotgun sequence genome window below encodes:
- the GPR152 gene encoding LOW QUALITY PROTEIN: probable G-protein coupled receptor 152 (The sequence of the model RefSeq protein was modified relative to this genomic sequence to represent the inferred CDS: inserted 2 bases in 1 codon) — MEAPGPPPGRGALGRAGHRPRARDRASDADYYPQGLWDTAFLLVLLLLGLPANGLMAWLTGVRVRRGGAPRLXLLSLALSDALSLAAAAFQIVEIQLRGHWPLGTAACRLYYFLGAAAYASGLLLLTALSLDRCLQAFWPRWYPARRPARLPQWACAGAWVLAAVGSGPWLVLPEAGPWWYELVVCLDVWEADERPLRALEVLGGLVPFLLLFGSHVLTQARACRRPPAPPGPPGSWRVAATALSAYVVLRLPYQLAQLLYLAYLWDVYPGYYLWEALVYSDYLGLLNSCLNPFLCLLAGSDPGPLLRSLLSAFAATLADPRPPAAGPAVPSPGPPGDPAANPGGGAPVGGRGGGSSGPLVTGGCRSGASLTGSRGTRKRNGNLTLTSLTAPRALTPEISPQ; from the exons ATGGaagcccccggcccgcccccgggTCGCGGTgccctgggccgggccgggcatcGCCCTCGCGCTCGGGACCGGGCCTCTGACGCCGACTACTATCCCCAGGGGCTCTGGGACACGGCGTTCCTGCTcgtcctgctgctgctggggctCCCGGCCAACGGGCTCATGGCGTGGCTCACGGGGGTCCGGGTCCGGCGCGGGGGGGCCCCCCGTCT CTTGCTCAGCCTGGCCCTCTCCGACGCCCTCTCCCTGGCCGCCGCCGCCTTCCAGATCGTGGAGATCCAGCTGCGGGGCCACTGGCCGCTGGGCACGGCCGCCTGCCGCCTCTACTACTTCCTGGGCGCCGCGGCCTACGCCTCGGGCCTCCTGCTGCTGACCGCCCTGAGCCTGGACCGATGCCTCCAGGCGTTCTGGCCCCGCTGGTACCCCGCCCGGCGGCCGGCCCGCCTGCCTCAGTGGGCCTGCGCCGGGGCCTGGGTGCTGGCCGCCGTGGGCAGCGGGCCCTGGCTGGTCCTGCCCGAGGCCGGGCCGTGGTGGTACGAGCTGGTCGTCTGCCTGGACGTGTGGGAGGCCGACGAGAGGCCGCTGCGGGCGCTGGAGGTGCTGGGCGGCCTGGTGCCCTTCCTGCTCCTTTTTGGCTCCCACGTGCTCACTCAGGCCCGCGCCTgccgccggcccccggccccgccgggcCCGCCCGGCTCCTGGAGGGTAGCGGCCACCGCCCTCTCCGCCTACGTGGTCCTGCGGCTGCCCTACCAGCTGGCTCAGCTGCTCTACCTGGCCTACTTGTGGGACGTCTACCCGGGCTACTATCTGTGGGAGGCCCTGGTCTACTCGGACTACCTGGGCCTCCTCAACAGCTGCCTCAATCCcttcctgtgcctcctggccggTTCGGATCCCGGCCCGCTCCTGCGCTCCCTGCTCTCGGCCTTCGCCGCCACCCTGGCCGACCCGCGGCCCCCGGCCGCCGGGCCCGCGGTCCCGTCCCCTGGTCCTCCCGGGGACCCGGCGGCTAATCCCGGGGGGGGGGCCCCGgtcggaggacggggaggagggtccTCGGGACCGCTCGTCACGGGGGGCTGCCGATCAGGGGCCTCCTTGACGGGGAGCCGGGGGACGAGGAAGCGGAacg
- the CABP4 gene encoding calcium-binding protein 4: MEGRDGERAGKDPQSSPVEEAASEMRGGGLRKRRSRKEQNRGGLPGQEGKPLGGSVAAQGGGGRAPPVRRPPHHHAARQAHVLLLNSLFGKDRELDAQELDELRVAFREFDTDEDGYLGHRELGACMRSLGYMPTEMELIEVSQHVKMRMGGRVDLEEFVEMMGPKLREETAHMLGVRELRSAFRQFDADGDGRISMAELRAAAPDLLGEPLSGPELDEILRDVDLNGDGHVDFDEFVMMLSSR, from the exons atggagggcagggatggagagcgggCCGGAAAGGATCCCCAGTCAAGTCCGGTGGAGGAGGCGGCTTCAGagatgaggggtggggggctgaggaagaggaggagcaggaaggagcAGAACAGAGGGGGGCTGCCGGGGCAGGAGGGGAAACCCTTGGGTGGAAGCGTGGCGGCCCAGGGAGGCGGTGGCAGGGCGCCTCCGGTTCGCAGGCCGCCCCACCATCACGCCGCGCGCCAAGCCCACGTGCTCCTGCTCAACAGCCTCTTCGGCAAG gacAGAGAGCTAGACGCCCAAGAGCTGGATG AGTTGCGGGTGGCGTTCAGAGAGTTTGACACAGACGAGGATGGCTACTTGGGGCACCGGGAGCTGGGCGCCTGCATGCGGAGTTTGGGCTACATGCCCACCGAGATGGAGCTCATCGAGGTCTCCCAGCACGTCAAGATGCGCA TGGGCGGCCGCGTGGACTTGGAGGAGTTTGTGGAGATGATGGGCCCTAAGCTGCGGGAGGAGACGGCCCACATGCTGGGGGTGCGGGAGCTACGCAGCGCCTTCCGCCAG TTTGACGCGGACGGAGACGGGCGGATCTCCATGGCGGAGCTGCGGGCGGCCGCCCCCGACCTGCTGGGGGAACCGCTGTCCGGGCCGGAGCTGGACGAGATCCTCCGCGACGTCGACCTCAACGGAGACGGACACGTGGACTTCGACG AGTTTGTGATGATGCTCTCCTCTCGCTAG